Proteins encoded together in one Pseudanabaena sp. BC1403 window:
- the nifU gene encoding Fe-S cluster assembly protein NifU, with the protein MWDYTDKVLDLFYNPKNQGAIEITDETDIAVVFGEIGSIACGDALRLHLKIDVPADSILDARFQTFGCTSAIASSSALTEMIKGLTLDEALKVSNKDIADYLGGLPEAKMHCSVMGQEALEAAIYKYRGIEIEHHEEDEGALLCTCFGVSDNRVRRIVIENNLTTVEEVTNYIKAGGSCGSCLAGIEDIITTVEKDKEATTARVEAELTRIQQTSRKLTTVQKITKIQEILDEVRPMLIADGGNVELFDVDGDIVKVILKGACSSCSSSTATLKDAIEVRLRDRVLSSLSVEAV; encoded by the coding sequence ATGTGGGACTACACCGATAAAGTATTAGACCTCTTCTACAATCCTAAGAATCAAGGAGCGATAGAAATTACTGACGAAACAGATATTGCAGTTGTATTCGGCGAAATCGGCAGCATTGCCTGTGGTGACGCTCTGAGACTACATCTCAAGATTGATGTTCCTGCCGATAGCATTCTTGATGCTCGCTTCCAAACCTTTGGATGCACCAGTGCGATCGCTTCTTCTTCTGCCTTGACAGAAATGATAAAAGGACTTACATTAGATGAAGCTCTTAAAGTAAGCAATAAAGACATCGCCGATTACTTAGGCGGCTTACCTGAAGCAAAAATGCACTGTTCCGTAATGGGACAAGAAGCCCTAGAAGCGGCTATTTACAAGTATCGCGGCATAGAGATTGAACATCATGAAGAAGATGAAGGCGCACTTCTCTGCACATGCTTTGGAGTTAGTGATAACCGCGTTCGCCGCATCGTCATTGAGAATAATCTCACTACCGTTGAAGAAGTTACCAACTACATCAAAGCTGGTGGTTCCTGCGGTTCCTGTCTCGCAGGGATTGAAGACATTATCACCACAGTAGAAAAAGATAAGGAAGCGACAACTGCCAGAGTGGAAGCTGAACTTACTCGCATTCAACAAACCAGCCGTAAGTTAACCACTGTTCAGAAGATCACCAAGATTCAAGAAATTCTCGATGAAGTCCGCCCCATGCTCATCGCAGACGGTGGCAATGTCGAACTATTCGATGTCGATGGCGATATCGTCAAAGTCATTCTCAAAGGTGCTTGCAGTTCCTGCTCTAGCAGCACCGCTACTTTAAAAGATGCGATCGAAGTAAGACTACGCGATCGCGTTCTCTCCAGCCTCAGCGTTGAAGCAGTTTAA